A region from the Fusarium musae strain F31 chromosome 1, whole genome shotgun sequence genome encodes:
- a CDS encoding hypothetical protein (EggNog:ENOG41): protein MSHYSSPAEKDLKRDLENDQPALNNTPSIAGEAQVHDDVFGDITDEGPNYRAVGWIGTVALMMKTQVGLGVLSIPAVFDVLGILPGIICLIVIAGITTWSDYMIGVFKRNHPQIYGIDDAGFLIFGRVGREIFGIAFCLFWIFVAGSGMLGISIGLNAVSLHGTCTAVFVAVAAICGFLLASVRTLGRISMLAWVGLVCIMTAIFTVTIAVGVQDRPAAAPQEGHWKSDWKVVGNPSFTEAISSISSLIFAYAGTPGFFAIAAEMKRPEHYTRSLLICQAGVTLTYIVIGCVVYLYCGSYVASPALGSAGHLIKRVAYGISLPGLLATTVLVIHFAAKYVFVRLLRGTKHLSSNSAIHWGTWLACTIITTVIAYLIASGIPVFGGLVSLVGALLGTLMSFQLYGFMWLYDNWAKGKRDPNMKWYLMVAFSIFVIVSGTFLMIGGTYGSIVGIIDSYKASGGSAAFSCADNSNST from the exons ATGTCGCATTACTCTAGTCCTGCTGAGAAGGACCTCAAGCGTGATCTCGAGAATGATCAGCCTGCTTTGAACAACACCCCTTCCATCGCTGGTGAAGCCCAGGTTCACGATGATGTCTTTGGTGATATCACCGATGAAGGCCCCAACTACCGCGCT GTCGGCTGGATCGGCACCGTAGCTCTCATGATGAAGACCCAGGTCGGCCTTGGTGTTCTGTCCATCCCAGCTGTCTTCGACGTCCTCGGTATCCTCCCCGGCATCATCtgcctcatcgtcatcgccgGCATCACAACATGGTCCGATTACATGATTGGTGTTTTTAAGCGCAACCATCCGCAAATCTACGGTATCGACGATGcaggcttcttgatcttcgGCCGAGTTGGACGTGAGATTTTCGGTATCGCTTTCTGCCTCT TCTGGATCTTCGTTGCGGGCTCTGGTATGCTCGGTATCTCAATTGGTCTCAACGCTGTCTCTCTTCACGGTACTTGCACTGCTGTCTTCGTCGCTGTTGCTGCTATTTGCGGATTCCTGCTGGCCAGTGTTCGCACCCTCGGCCGCATCAGCATGCTCGCCTGGGTCGGCCTCGTTTGCATCATGACTGCTATTTTCACCGTCACCATCGCAGTTGGCGTTCAGGATCGTCCTGCAGCTGCTCCCCAAGAGGGCCACTGGAAGTCTGACTGGAAGGTTGTCGGAAACCCCAGTTTCACTGAGGCTatttcttccatctcttctctcatcttTGCCTATGCTGGAACCCCTGGATTCTT TGCCATCGCTGCTGAGATGAAGCGCCCTGAGCATTATACTCGATCTCTCCTCATCTGTCAAGCTGGTGTCACCCTCACTTACATCGTCATCGGCTGCGTCGTCTACCTCTACTGCGGCTCATACGTCGCCTCACCCGCCCTCGGTTCCGCCggccatctcatcaagcGCGTCGCCTACGGCATCTCCCTCCCGGGTCTTCTCGCAACAAccgtcctcgtcatccacTTCGCCGCCAAATACGTCTTTGTCCGCCTTCTCCGCGGAACAAAGCATCTCTCCTCTAACAGCGCTATCCACTGGGGAACTTGGCTCGCCTGCACCATAATCACCACCGTTATCGCCTACCTGATTGCTTCTGGTATTCCTGTCTTTGGCGGCCTCGTCTCCCTCGTTGGCGCACTCCTTGGCACGCTCATGTCGTTCCAGCTGTACGGCTTTATGTGGCTGTATGACAACTGGGCCAAGGGCAAGCGTGACCCCAACATGAAGTGGTACCTCATGGTTGCTTTCAGCATCTTTGTTATTGTCTCGGGTACTTTCCTCATGATCGGTGGTACTTACGGATCTATTGTTGGCATCATCGACTCGTACAAGGCTTCAGGTGGCTCTGCTGCTTTCTCTTGTGCCGATAACTCGAATTCCACTTAA
- a CDS encoding hypothetical protein (EggNog:ENOG41), protein MAPQELTGILVALITPFKPDGTVDLPALDAHIQRQISAGVHGLVPGGSTGEFTALTLQERKDVLDQCVKSAAGRVPVVAGIGDLTTSGVVELAKHAAEVGAAATMIVPPFYDAPSLKQLREMFGEIYKESGLPIMYYNIPSASGVSLSPAEIAGLSDVGVKYLKDTSGNAPALTDLLFHHHNDITALNGWDTLTFYGLCAGAKGSVWGTTNVLPELSVQLWNAIAVDGDLKKGRELWSKIFPVCKFLEAHHYGAGIKTGMELQGWKTGGLRKPFALLEDDERAELAQLLKDAGVKLA, encoded by the coding sequence ATGGCCCCCCAAGAACTCACAGGCATTCTAGTCGCCCTCATAACCCCCTTCAAACCCGACGGCACAGTCGATCTCCCCGCCCTCGACGCCCACATCCAGCGTCAAATCTCCGCCGGCGTGCACGGCCTAGTCCCCGGCGGCAGCACCGGTGAATTCACTGCCCTCACCCTCCAAGAGCGCAAAGATGTCCTCGACCAATGCGTCAAGTCAGCAGCCGGTCGAGTCCCCGTCGTCGCTGGCATCGGCGACCTCACCACCTCTGGCGTCGTAGAGCTCGCTAAGCACGCTGCTGAGGTTGGAGCCGCTGCTACTATGATTGTGCCGCCTTTCTACGATGCGCCTAGTCTGAAGCAGTTGAGGGAGATGTTTGGGGAGATTTACAAGGAGAGTGGTTTGCCGATTATGTACTACAATATCCCCAGTGCGAGCGGTGTTAGCTTGTCACCTGCGGAAATTGCTGGTCTTTCAGATGTTGGAGTCAAGTATCTTAAGGATACCTCTGGCAATGCACCCGCTCTTACCGATCTTCTCTTCCACCACCACAACGACATCACCGCTCTCAACGGCTGGGACACACTGACTTTCTACGGCCTCTGCGCCGGAGCCAAGGGCTCAGTCTGGGGAACCACCAATGTTCTCCCCGAACTCTCAGTGCAGCTTTGGAACGCCATCGCTGTTGATGGagacttgaagaagggaCGTGAGCTTTGGTCCAAGATATTCCCTGTGTGCAAGTTTTTGGAGGCGCATCATTATGGTGCTGGTATCAAGACTGGTATGGAGTTGCAGGGCTGGAAGACGGGAGGTCTGCGAAAGCCGTTTGCTCTgctggaggatgatgagagggCTGAGCTTGCGCAGCTTCTGAAGGATGCTGGCGTCAAGTTGGCGTGA
- a CDS encoding hypothetical protein (EggNog:ENOG41), producing the protein MYAETDGFIEEIQRTDWPDQLPEDDLDIFTASLDPSFNINSEDLTAGDQMNSHDSMANFFVDDPMGAEGLALFSPGFISQVMGHDTAQEDTIDPSLQASMNEVVPYPRNITSPSILPEEAEPLLRHYRQHIAGQRSTMRAKRKSPWEIIFLPCALETFAELSLWNEASHTRSSIFYTLLAHSALQLHMSKAPNSLAADWKEIGLKNHERAQNHLRQALQHEMFGPRQASYKELLMAILAMAMTSLHNGARAFRIFLLDAERLIRLRGLANQAQNPFKTRLLHHMYTHLRVIAESISLWGEPLPESSSEIQGREQFRTFRITEEGLNMGLDPAQEKTDELGYNDIHLEVQGRWTQTLYPVIYGIPESLMTLLSQTVSLSNEKNRLETVARCNPSISEALSKHTKTLENRIWAWPSTLDPTEPVKMPTGDEDLVRHPQVRSMTLAIHQALVIYFYRRVYDMNAMILQDLVRKTLEYLEPCLSELIDDQDFATSLAWPAFVAACEAVSPDLQERALKCLVVTDDKGVYFTNRPAGVVVPLIWEKRKQSGDWTTSWQSLVQESLA; encoded by the exons ATGTATGCTGAGACTGATGGGTTCATCGAAGAAATTCAACGAACAGACTGGCCCGATCAGCTACCTGAAGATGACTTGGATATCTTTACAGCTTCATTGGATCCGAGCTTTAACATCAATTCTGAGGACCTAACAGCAGGCGATCAGATGAATAGTCATGATTCTATGGCAAACTTCTTCGTCGATGATCCGATGGGCGCTGAAGGCCTCGCTCTCTTCAGTCCAGGCTTCATATCCCAAGTCATGGGACACGACACCGCGCAAGAAGACACCATCGACCCAAGTCTTCAAGCCTCAATGAACGAAGTAGTCCCCTACCCAAGAAATATCACAAGCCCCTCCATCCTTCCCGAAGAAGCAGAGCCACTACTCCGCCACTACAGACAACACATCGCCGGCCAACGCTCAACAATGCGAGCTAAACGCAAGTCTCCCTGGGAGATCATATTTCTGCCCTGTGCTCTCGAGACATTTGCTGAGCTATCACTATGGAACGAAGCTTCTCATACCCGCTCTTCGATATTTTATACACTTCTTGCTCATAGTGCGTTGCAACTTCATATGTCCAAGGCACCGAATTCTTTGGCGGCGGATTGGAAGGAGATTGGGTTGAAGAATCATGAACGAGCGCAGAATCATCTGAGGCAGGCGTTGCAGCATGAAATGTTTGGGCCGAGACAGGCGAGTTATAAGGAGCTTTTGATGGCTATCCTAGCTATGGCCATGACTTCT TTACACAACGGAGCTCGTGCATTTAgaatcttcctcctcgatgCAGAACGCCTCATCCGCCTACGCGGTCTGGCAAACCAAGCCCAAAACCCCTTCAAAACGCGGCTTCTGCATCATATGTACACTCATCTCCGAGTCATTGCAGAGAGTATATCCCTCTGGGGTGAACCTCTTCCCGAAAGCTCTTCAGAGATCCAAGGCCGTGAGCAATTTCGAACATTCCGTATCACGGAAGAGGGCCTGAACATGGGTCTTGATCCCGCTCAAGAAAAgactgatgagcttggataCAATGATATTCATCTTGAAGTTCAAGGACGGTGGACGCAAACACTCTACCCGGTCATTTATGGAATTCCGGAATCTCTTATGACGCTCTTGTCACAAACGGTCTCCTTGTCTAATGAGAAGAACCGTCTTGAGACTGTTGCACGCTGCAACCCTTCAATATCAGAAGCTCTCTCCAAGCATACCAAAACCCTCGAAAACAGAATCTGGGCATGGCCCTCAACCCTCGACCCCACAGAGCCCGTCAAAATGCCCACAGGCGACGAAGACCTCGTTCGCCATCCTCAAGTTCGCTCAATGACACTAGCAATCCACCAAGCGTTGGTGATATACTTCTACCGAAGAGTCTATGACATGAACGCCATGATATTGCAAGACCTTGTTCGAAAGACGCTGGAGTATCTCGAGCCGTGCCTGAGCGAGTTGATCGATGATCAGGATTTTGCTACGAGTTTGGCGTGGCCTGCTTTTGTGGCAGCTTGTGAAGCTGTGAGTCCGGATTTGCAGGAGCGAGCGTTGAAGTGTTTGGTGGTTACGGATGATAAGGGTGTTTATTTTACGAACAGGCCGGCTGGGGTTGTTGTGCCCTTGATttgggagaagaggaagcagtCTGGGGATTGGACTACAAGTTGGCAGAGTCTTGTACAGGAAAGTCTAGCATAG